DNA from Terriglobus tenax:
CGCGAAGGTGGCAGATGCTGCTTTGACCTGGTAGAGAGTTGTTATCCCGACCGGAGCGCAGCGCAGTACGCCTCCGGTCGGGATAACAAACAAAGAAAACACTACGCCCGAAAACAATCCGGGTGGTGGTCATCCGCCATGCCGATGGCCTGCATCCACGCATACACAATCACCGGGCCCACAAATTTAAACCCGCGCTTCTTCAGGTCTTTTGAGATGCGCTGCGAAACCTCGGTCTCCGCGACAAACTTCCCTGTCCGGTTCACGATGGGCTTACCACCGACAAACGACCAGTAGGTCTTCGCAAAGTCCTCGCCCTCGTCCTGCATCTTCAGGAAGATCTTCGCTCCCTCGATGGTCGCCACAATCTTGGCGCGGGCGCGGATAATGCCCTCGTCCTGCATCAGGCGCTCGATGTCCTTCTCGGTGAACTTCGCCACCTTGGCCGGGTCGAAGTCTTTGAACGCCTTGCGAAAGCCCTCGCGACGCTTCAGGATGGTCTGCCAGGAGAGGCCCGCCTGGAAGCCCTCCAGCATCAGGCACTCCCACATGGCTCGGGCGTCGCGAACCGGGCGGCCCCATTCCTTGTCGTGATACTGCTGCATCAGTTCATCAGAATTGGCCCAGGAGCAGCGCTGTTTTTCTGGCATTAGAGTTTCGTCCCGCAATCGTTACAGAATTTTGCTGTGGGTGAGGCGCTCACGCCGCACGCCGGGCATGCCCGTGCCACCGGCGCTCCGCACTCTCCACAGAACTTTCCACCGGTCAGTGGCGCGTTGCAAGCGGTGCAAGCCGCCACGGCAGCCGTCTTTGCCTGGTTGGCGGAGGAAGGAAGCTGGCGCACATCGTGACCTTCAATCTCGGCGTTGCCGTGGTTGAACTCGATCTGTACGTCAGGCCGCATGTCGATGCCAGAGACGTAATCGGTACTCATCGCCTTCTCCTGCAACTGCTGCTGAGAGGCCTGCAACTGCGCCTGCGTGCGCTGCGAGATGATCTCCTGCTCGTACTTCGGAGTGCAGCCGGTGCACTGCTGCGCCCGGGCGTTCCAGCAGACATCGTTGCAGACCCATTTACCGCAGCGCTGGCAGCGGGAGAACTTCTGCTTCACCTCGGTGACGGCCTCCTGCAGGGCCGAGTCATGCGCCTTACCGCCAATGGCGCGCTGAATATCGTAGGCTGTTTCGCGCGCGCTGCCGAAAACCGAGCCGAAGATATTGGACGCAGCCTCCAGCACCGACCCGGCCGCACCGATGGCGGAGGCCTTGTAGCTGGACATATAGCCGGAGTGACAGTGGTCGCAGCGAAACTCAAACTGATAACCGCGGTCCGTGGAACGGTCAGAATAGTTGCGGACGAATTCGATCATCGCCATCGGGAAGGGGGAGCTCCATTCAGGGATACGTGCTGCTTCGCTGCTTAATGTACCGCGCTCGACGTTTCTTTCCGGTTTCTCCCCAGGATTTCCACGTCAGAATTTGTCGCAGAACAATGGTAGCCTGAAGGGCGAAGGAAAAACGAAATGTTGATTGCGCTTGCGGCTTTAAATGGGTTGACCTTGATCTTGGTGATCGCAGTGCTGCTGCGCAAGCAGGCGCCTCCCATCGATCCCGAGCAGCTGCGACGCCTGGAGGCCAGGTCCGAGGCGCTTGAGGCAGCCCTGCGCACCGGCTTTGCCGACGCCCGCCGCGAGACCGCCGAGGCCGCTCTGCGCTCCATTGAGACACAGGCCAAAGCCGCCGCCGAGCTGCGCACCGAGGTCATGGGCAGCATCATGCAGATGGGCGACCGCCTTTCGACCGGTCTGGACAGCTTCCGCTCCGACAACAAGCAGTCTGCCGCCGGCCTGGAACACGCCATGAAGGTGCAGATGGACTTTCTGCAGAACCGCCTGGGCCAGTTTGCCCAGACGCAGAACGACCAGGCCACCAGCCTGCGCGAAAGCCTGAACTCCAAGCTGAACGACCTGACCCAGAACAACACCCAGAGCCTGGAGCGGCTGAACCGCGACAACGCCGCCAAGCTGGAGGAGATGCGCCAGACGGTGGACGAGAAGCTGCACGCCACCCTGCAAACCCGCCTGACCGAGAGCTTTGGCCAGGTAACCACCCATCTGGGCGAGGTGCAGAAGGGCCTGGGCGAGATGAAGGAGCTGGCTACCGGCGTCAGCGACCTGAAGAAGGTCTTCTCCAACGTGAAGTCACGCGGCGTTGTGGGCGAGTTCCAGCTGGGGATGCAGCTGGAGCAGATGTTCTCTCCCGAACAGTATGTGAAAAATGCCCGTATCAAAAAGGGTTCGCTGGAAACCGTGGAATATGCCCTGAAGTTCCCCAACGGAGCCGAGGGTGAGGTTCTGCTGCCGATCGACGCTAAGTTCCCCCGCGAAGACTGGGAACGCCTGGAGGCAGCCTACGAACACGGCACCCCGGAAGAGATTGCCAAGGCAGGCACGGCCTTTGAGCGTGCCATCCGCATTGAAGGTCAGCGCATCTGCGACAAGTACATTGAGGAACCGGTGACGCTGCCCCACGCCATCATGTTTCTGCCCACGGAAAGCCTGTACGCCGAGGTGGTCCGCCGCCCGGGGCTGCAGACTGAGGTCCAGCAGAAGTGCCGCGTCACCATTGCCGGACCGTCCACTTTTATGGCCATTCTGACCAGCTTCCAGATGGGCTTCCACACCCTTGCGCTTGAAAAGAAGGGCAGCGAGGTGTGGAAGGTGCTGAGCAACGTGAAGACGGAGTTCGGAAAATTCGAAGTCCTGATGACTAAGGTGGAAGATAACGTCGGACGCGTCCAGAAAACACTTGGCGAGATCGGTACCCGCACCCGGGCCATCAACCGCAACCTGCGTGGAGTGACGGAGTTACCGTCCGGCGACAACCAAATGCCGCCGGTCAGCTTCGAAGAGATCGCGGGGGTTGCTCCGCTGCTGGCGGCATCGGAAGAGGAACCCTTTTAAAAGGGCTCGTTTTCCTTTCCACCCGGTTGTTTTACACTCAACAGGGCGTTTCGTATCCTGGGATTTCGCGGAAAATTTGCCGCGCGTACCCGGAAGAACGCATCAGGATTGAGCAGTACCCAAGATTCACACGAGGGAAAGACAGGAGAACCAACTCATGGCAGACGTTTCAGAAAAGGTGAAATCAATCATTGTCGAGCAGCTTCAGGTGGATGAGGCCGAGGTAACCCCCGGTGCAAGCTTCCAGGAAGACCTGGGCGCCGACTCGCTGGACGTGGTCGAGCTGGTGATGCAGTTTGAGGAAGCCTTCGACATCCAGATCCCGGATGAGGACGCCGAGAAGATCAAGACCGTAAAGGACGCGATCGACTACATCGAGTCGCATTCGAAGAAGTAACCAAAGGAATCACGTGGAAAAGCGTCGCGTCGTCGTAACAGGCCTGGGTCTGATCTGCGGTGTTGGTAACTCCGCACCTGAGATCTGGGATGGACTGATGGCTGGCAAGAGCGGTATGGCGGAGATCACGGCCTTCCCCCTGGAAGGCCATTCCGTCCGCTTTGCAGCCGAGGTCAAGAACTTCGATCCTCACCAGTTCATCGATAAGAAAGAGGCCCGCAAGATGGGCCGTTTCATCCACTTTGCCATTGCCGCCGCACAGGAAGCGATGGACCAGAGTGGGCTGAAGGTCACGCCGGATAACGCCGAGATGGTTGGCGTGCATATCGGCTCCGGCATCGGCGGTTTCGATGTCATCGAGCGCGAGCACACCAACCTGATGAACGGCGGTCCGCGCAAAATTTCGCCGTTCTTTATTCCCGCATCGATCGTGAACCTGGCCGCCGGGCACGTCTCCATCCGCTTTGGCGCGAAGGGACCGAACGAAGCCACGGCCACGGCCTGCACCACCAGCGCCCATTCCATTGGCGACGCCTACCGCATTATTGAGCGGGGCGATGCCGATGCCATGATCGCTGGCGGCGCAGAAGCAGCTATCACGCCCATGGGCGTTGGCGGCTTTGCCGCGATGAAGGCTCTCTCCTCCCGCAACGACGATCCGCTGCATGCCTGCCGGCCCTGGGACAAGGACCGCGACGGCTTTGTGGTGGGCGAAGGCGCAGGCATTCTGATTCTGGAAGAGCTGGAGTTTGCCAAGGCGCGCGGTGCAAAGATTCTCGCTGAAATCGTCGGCTACGGCATGAGCTCCGACGCCTTCCACATGACCGGAATGGCACCGGAAGGCGAAGGCTGCTACCGCGCGATGAACAACGCTCTGAAGTCAGCCGGAGTGAAGCCCGAGCAGATCGATTACCTGAACGCCCACGCCACCAGTACACCGCTGGGTGACGCGCTGGAGTCCAAGGGCATCGAAAACCTGTTCGGCGAGCATGCCCTGAGCCACAAGCTGCAGGTCAGCTCCACCAAGTCGATGACCGGCCACCTTCTGGGCGGCGCCGGCGGCCTGGAGGCAGGCATCACCATCATGGCGATGCAGCACAGCATCGCTCCGCCGACCATGAACCTGGAGAACGTGGACCCCGAGTGCAGGCTGAACTACACACCGGGCAAGCCGCAACCCCTGGAGATCAACTACGCCCTGTCGAACTCGTTCGGCTTCGGCGGAACCAATGGCTCGCTGGTCTTCAAGAAGTGGGTTGAGTAGTTTTTTTGAGAAACACGGAAAAGGCCGCGACCCTGTCGCGGCCTTTTTCTTTTCCCCTCATAACATCTGTCATCCCAACCGGAGGTGCTGCGCTTCGGGCAAAATAATGGCTCCTGCCTTGCATTTAGCTGAACGCCGCCGCAAAGCCGACCTTCAGCAACGCGAACACGATGTACCACGCGAAGACAGCGATCAGCCCCTTCTTCACGGACAGCTTTGCCACAATGCCACAGCCAATGCCCAGCGCGATGAATTGCCATATCTCGAAGATATCGAACGAGGTCAGCAGGGCGTACAGGGCGCCCGTGTGCTGGTCCATGTAATAACCCGGGTTGGTGCCGACCGGATCCTGGAAGGTGAAGATCTCCGGTGGATCCGTAACCCAGAGCATCAGGGCCGCCAGCAGAAACTTCAGCATGCCAATCAGAAAGCTGTAGACCACCACCGCGAAGGTCTTCCCGAAGGTCGCCGTTCCGCCGAAGCCAAAGTTGAGCGTTCCCCAGAAAACGAGGGCATACAGGGATCCGAAGATGAGGTACACCACGGGAAAGCCGTACACCGTGACGCGCATGCCAATGACCTGTTGCTTCTGGATGCTCGCCACCTGTTCGGCGGTCATGCTCTGCAGGCGCTCTTCCATCCGCGGATTGGCCTTGAGGGCGCTGTCCGCCAGCCCGTCATAGCCCACGCGCGTAGCCGCGCTGAAGGTAAAGAGGTAGGAGCCTGCAAACAGCAGAAGGATCGGCAGCAGCACATTGCGGCTGCGGGTCAGAATATCGGTAAAGGTCCTGGATGGCGCCGTGAAGGTATAAACAACTCGCTGGACTTGCGTGAGTCCGGTTTCGGTGGAGGGCACTGCAGCTTCGGTCATGGGTATGGCTCTCCTTGCGAACCGATTGTAGGGTGAAATGCACAGTCCCGCGGCGGGAAATATGACAAGCGGGCGTTCTATCATGCGAATGGCATGAGTGTTGAAACCAAGATTGAGGCGTTGCGCGAAACCCTGCGCCACCACGAGTACCTGTACTACGTCGAAGACGCTCCCGAGGTGGAGGACGCCGATTACGACGCTCTGATGAACGAACTGAAGGCTCTGGAAGCCGCGCACCCGGAGCTGGTGACAACGGACTCGCCCACGCAGCGCGTCGGCGGCCGCCCCAAGGAGGGCTTCGCCAAGGTGGCGCACTCGCGCCCCATGTTGTCCCTGGACAACGCCTACAACGAGACCGAGTTGCGTGCCTGGTCTGACCGTGTACACGCCGCCCTGCGCGAAGGCGAGACGGTGGAGTTTGTCTGCGAGCTGAAGCTGGATGGCCTCTCCCTGGCGCTGCATTATGGCCCCGGGACAGATGGCTCTTCCCTGCTGCAACGCGGCCTGACGCGCGGCGACGGAACAACGGGCGAGGATGTCACGACCAACGTCCGCACCATCAGGAGCGTGCCGCTCAGCATCTCCGCCGCGAAGCTGAAGAAGGCCGGGATCCCGCAGGCGTTCGAGGTGCGCGGCGAAGTGGTCATGCCGCAGAAGGCATTCCAGAAGATGAACGAGGAAGCCCTTGCCGCGGGCCTTCCCGTGAAGGCGAACCCACGCAACGCCGCCGCAGGCACCATCCGCACACTGGAACCGAACATCGTGGCCCAGCGCCGTCTCGACTTCTACGCCTACTTCCTGCTGCAGAATGGCGAGATGCTTCTAACTGGCCAGCAGGAAACGCTGGATGCGCTGAAGGCCGCCGGCTTCCGCGTGAACCTGCACGGAGCGTCCGTCAAATCGATCGAGGAAGTTCTGGCTTTCATCGCCGGGGCTGAGACACAGCGCGACACGCTGGGTTATGAGATCGACGGCGTTGTCATCAAGGTGAACTCCACCGCGCAGCAGGCGCGGCTTGGCTTCACTGGCAAGGCTCCGCGCTGGGCAATCGCCTACAAATTCCCCGCCCGCGCCGGCCTTACCCAGTTGAAAGATGTCGGCTTTCAGGTGGGCCGCACCGGCAAGCTGACACCCGTGGCCCGGCTGGCACCCGTCTTCATCGGCGGGACCACCGTCAGCAACGCCACACTGCACAACGCCGACGAAATTCTTCGGCTGGGCGTGAAGATCGGCGACTGGGTGCAGGTGGAGCGCGGCGGCGATGTCATTCCCAAGATCGTCAAGGTGGACGAGAATCATCCGCGCGGCACGCAGGAGATTGTCTTCCCCACCCACTGCCCGGTATGCGGCGAGCCTGTGGTTCGCGAAGAGGGCGAGGTGGACTGGCGCTGCGTGAACGCGAGTTGCCCGGCTCGCCTGCGCGAGGAGCTTCGACACTTCGCCTCGCGCGGCGTGATGAACATTGAAGGCCTGGGCGACGCACTGGTGGCGCAGTTGCTGGGGCAAGCCGAGATTGAACCGGAAGAAGGCGCGGAAGAAGAGACGGTAGCCGCTCCGGTAAAACGTGAAGCCCTGGTCCACTCCGTCGCCGACCTGTACACGCTGACGATGGACCAGTTGCTGACGCTGGAGCGCATTGGCCAGAAATCGGCGCAGACACTGCTCGAAGAAATTGAGAAGTCCAGGCGCAACCCGCTGTGGCGCGTGCTTCTGGGCCTTGGCATTCGCCACGTAGGCGAACGCACCGCACAGTTGCTGGCCGAAGAGTTTGCCTCACGCGGCCAGGATTATGAAGCCATGCAGGCGCTGATGGATGCCAGCGAGGAAGAACTGCAGCGCGTCAACGAGATTGGGCCTATCGTCGCTGCAGCCATTCACGAGTTCTTCCGTGGAGAGAAGAACCGTCAACTGGTGGAACGGCTGCACGAGCTCGGCTTCAGCTTTACCGCCGAGAAGCGGCAGAAGACTTCGCAACTGGAGGGCATGACCTTCGTGTTGACCGGCACGCTGCCCACGCTGAAGCGCGAAGACGCCAAGACGATGATTGAATCGGCCGGGGGCAAGGTCTCCGGTTCCGTAAGCAAGAAGACCACCTACGTCGTCGCCGGCGAAGAAGCCGGCAGCAAGCTCGACAAAGCCAACGAGCTTGGCGTGAAGGTGATTGACGAGGCCGGCTTGTTGCAGATGCTGGGTTAGCGCTTTGCAAGCAGATTCTTTCTCTCAGCTTGCGGAATGACACAGCAGAACAGCAGCCATCCTACTTGATCGTTTCTTAATGCGCGTCCAGCTCGATCTTGCCGACAATCTTCGGTGGCTTTTTGAGCAGCAGTACCAGCGGCAGCACGCAGGCCAGCACATACGCAAACAGCTTGTACTGGTCCATGTATGCCAGCAGCTCAGCCTGCCTCTGCAGCTGGTGATAGACCAGCGCAAGGCCCGCGTAGCTGGTGTCCGCCGATGCCCCGCCCACAGCTCCGCCAAGCGCGTGCGCAGCCTGGATAGCCGCTACGTTGCTTCCCGTGATATTTGCCGCAAGATACGCCTGATGTGTCTGCGTCATCCGCTGCAGGAAGGTGCTGGAGATGGCGATGCCAATACTGCCGCCCTCATTGCGCACCAGAGCGTAGATGCCGGCCGCATTGCTGGTCTGGTCGCCCGGCAGGAAGCGGAACATGATGGTACTGAGCGGCACCGTCGTCAGGCCAACGCCCATCACCTGCAGGATGCGAGGCCAGATCATGTCGCTCATGGATACTTCCAGGTTGCCATGCGCCAGCCACCACGTACCGAGTGTGATCATGGTGATGCCCATGGCGATCATGCGGCGCGCATCGCTTCCGCGGCTCAGCAGCCAGCCCACCAGCGGCACCTCCGCCATGGTCACCAGGCCGGCAGGTGACACGGCAATGCCGGCCGTCGTCGCGTCGTAGCCCAGCATCTGCTGCATGAACTGCGGCAGCAGGAAGGTGGTTGCATACAGCGCTGTGTACAGTGCCAGCACAATGGTGCAGCAGATGGCGAAGTTACGTTCGCCCAGAAGACGCAGGTTCACCACGGGCTTGTCGACGTAGAGCTCCCACACGATGGCGCCCACCAGGCAGCCGACCGCGACAATACTGCTCCAGGTAATGAAGGTCGAGCCAAGCCAGTCGAGCTCCTGTCCCTTGTCCAGTACGATCTCCAACGCTCCCAGGCCAATGGAGATAAGCGCAAGACCGCCGAAGTCTACCTGCAGCGGCTTCCCCTTCTGCGCCTTGCGTGCAGCGATCAGGTGCGGCGGGTCATGCAGCACAATCCTCGTGAAGAAAGCGCAGGCCAGTCCGACGGGGATGTTGATGTAGAAGATCCAGCGCCAGGAGTAGTTATCGGTGATCCAGCCGCCGAGCGTAGGTCCAAGAACCGGGGCGCAAAGAATGGCGACCGTGTAGACCGCCATAGCCATGCCGCGTTTGTTGCCCGGAAAGGTATCGGCCAGGATGGCCTGCACGGAGGGCTGCAGGCCACCGCCAGCCAATCCCTGCAGAACACGGAAGGCAACCAGCATCCCCAGCGTGGGAGCCAATCCGCAGGCAGCAGAGAAAGCGGTAAACAGAATCACGGAGCCGAGATAGAAGTTCCGCCGGCCCAGCACGGAAGAGATCCATCCGCTGATGGGCAGAATGATGGCGTTCGCCACCAGGTACGTCGTCAGCACCCAGGTGCTCTCATCCTGCGAGGCGGAGAGCGAGCCGGCGATATGCGGCAGCGCCACATTCGCAATGGAGGTGTCGAGCACCTCCATGAAGGTGCCCATGGTCACCACCAGCGCAATAATCCACGGATTAAAGTACGGCATGCCCGATGCGGGCTTTTCTGCTTCGGTCTCAAGCGGGACGCCGGGTTCAAACCCGGGAGCGGAGGTGCTGAGCGATTCTTCGGCGTCGAGGATGGAAGACTGGCTGGTCATAAAAATGACTGACTAGTCATTTGAGAGAAGAACCGCCATTCGGGATTCATTATGTTAGCTTGGCTTTGAGTGCCCGCTAAGCCTAAATCCCGTCGCCAGGTGCTGACCGACTTCCGGCGTTCAGAGATTCTTGACGCCGCCCTGAAACTCTTTGGCAAGAAAGGGTTTGCGGAAACACGCATGGACGACGTCGCAGAAAAGGCGAAGGTCGCCAAGGGCACCCTGTACCTCTACTTCTCCTCCAAGGAAGAGATCTATGAGGCCGC
Protein-coding regions in this window:
- a CDS encoding DNA-3-methyladenine glycosylase I, with protein sequence MPEKQRCSWANSDELMQQYHDKEWGRPVRDARAMWECLMLEGFQAGLSWQTILKRREGFRKAFKDFDPAKVAKFTEKDIERLMQDEGIIRARAKIVATIEGAKIFLKMQDEGEDFAKTYWSFVGGKPIVNRTGKFVAETEVSQRISKDLKKRGFKFVGPVIVYAWMQAIGMADDHHPDCFRA
- a CDS encoding zinc ribbon domain-containing protein, producing MAMIEFVRNYSDRSTDRGYQFEFRCDHCHSGYMSSYKASAIGAAGSVLEAASNIFGSVFGSARETAYDIQRAIGGKAHDSALQEAVTEVKQKFSRCQRCGKWVCNDVCWNARAQQCTGCTPKYEQEIISQRTQAQLQASQQQLQEKAMSTDYVSGIDMRPDVQIEFNHGNAEIEGHDVRQLPSSANQAKTAAVAACTACNAPLTGGKFCGECGAPVARACPACGVSASPTAKFCNDCGTKL
- the rmuC gene encoding DNA recombination protein RmuC, which codes for MLIALAALNGLTLILVIAVLLRKQAPPIDPEQLRRLEARSEALEAALRTGFADARRETAEAALRSIETQAKAAAELRTEVMGSIMQMGDRLSTGLDSFRSDNKQSAAGLEHAMKVQMDFLQNRLGQFAQTQNDQATSLRESLNSKLNDLTQNNTQSLERLNRDNAAKLEEMRQTVDEKLHATLQTRLTESFGQVTTHLGEVQKGLGEMKELATGVSDLKKVFSNVKSRGVVGEFQLGMQLEQMFSPEQYVKNARIKKGSLETVEYALKFPNGAEGEVLLPIDAKFPREDWERLEAAYEHGTPEEIAKAGTAFERAIRIEGQRICDKYIEEPVTLPHAIMFLPTESLYAEVVRRPGLQTEVQQKCRVTIAGPSTFMAILTSFQMGFHTLALEKKGSEVWKVLSNVKTEFGKFEVLMTKVEDNVGRVQKTLGEIGTRTRAINRNLRGVTELPSGDNQMPPVSFEEIAGVAPLLAASEEEPF
- a CDS encoding acyl carrier protein is translated as MADVSEKVKSIIVEQLQVDEAEVTPGASFQEDLGADSLDVVELVMQFEEAFDIQIPDEDAEKIKTVKDAIDYIESHSKK
- the fabF gene encoding beta-ketoacyl-ACP synthase II, translating into MEKRRVVVTGLGLICGVGNSAPEIWDGLMAGKSGMAEITAFPLEGHSVRFAAEVKNFDPHQFIDKKEARKMGRFIHFAIAAAQEAMDQSGLKVTPDNAEMVGVHIGSGIGGFDVIEREHTNLMNGGPRKISPFFIPASIVNLAAGHVSIRFGAKGPNEATATACTTSAHSIGDAYRIIERGDADAMIAGGAEAAITPMGVGGFAAMKALSSRNDDPLHACRPWDKDRDGFVVGEGAGILILEELEFAKARGAKILAEIVGYGMSSDAFHMTGMAPEGEGCYRAMNNALKSAGVKPEQIDYLNAHATSTPLGDALESKGIENLFGEHALSHKLQVSSTKSMTGHLLGGAGGLEAGITIMAMQHSIAPPTMNLENVDPECRLNYTPGKPQPLEINYALSNSFGFGGTNGSLVFKKWVE
- a CDS encoding YIP1 family protein, giving the protein MTEAAVPSTETGLTQVQRVVYTFTAPSRTFTDILTRSRNVLLPILLLFAGSYLFTFSAATRVGYDGLADSALKANPRMEERLQSMTAEQVASIQKQQVIGMRVTVYGFPVVYLIFGSLYALVFWGTLNFGFGGTATFGKTFAVVVYSFLIGMLKFLLAALMLWVTDPPEIFTFQDPVGTNPGYYMDQHTGALYALLTSFDIFEIWQFIALGIGCGIVAKLSVKKGLIAVFAWYIVFALLKVGFAAAFS
- the ligA gene encoding NAD-dependent DNA ligase LigA, with the translated sequence MSVETKIEALRETLRHHEYLYYVEDAPEVEDADYDALMNELKALEAAHPELVTTDSPTQRVGGRPKEGFAKVAHSRPMLSLDNAYNETELRAWSDRVHAALREGETVEFVCELKLDGLSLALHYGPGTDGSSLLQRGLTRGDGTTGEDVTTNVRTIRSVPLSISAAKLKKAGIPQAFEVRGEVVMPQKAFQKMNEEALAAGLPVKANPRNAAAGTIRTLEPNIVAQRRLDFYAYFLLQNGEMLLTGQQETLDALKAAGFRVNLHGASVKSIEEVLAFIAGAETQRDTLGYEIDGVVIKVNSTAQQARLGFTGKAPRWAIAYKFPARAGLTQLKDVGFQVGRTGKLTPVARLAPVFIGGTTVSNATLHNADEILRLGVKIGDWVQVERGGDVIPKIVKVDENHPRGTQEIVFPTHCPVCGEPVVREEGEVDWRCVNASCPARLREELRHFASRGVMNIEGLGDALVAQLLGQAEIEPEEGAEEETVAAPVKREALVHSVADLYTLTMDQLLTLERIGQKSAQTLLEEIEKSRRNPLWRVLLGLGIRHVGERTAQLLAEEFASRGQDYEAMQALMDASEEELQRVNEIGPIVAAAIHEFFRGEKNRQLVERLHELGFSFTAEKRQKTSQLEGMTFVLTGTLPTLKREDAKTMIESAGGKVSGSVSKKTTYVVAGEEAGSKLDKANELGVKVIDEAGLLQMLG
- a CDS encoding DHA2 family efflux MFS transporter permease subunit codes for the protein MTSQSSILDAEESLSTSAPGFEPGVPLETEAEKPASGMPYFNPWIIALVVTMGTFMEVLDTSIANVALPHIAGSLSASQDESTWVLTTYLVANAIILPISGWISSVLGRRNFYLGSVILFTAFSAACGLAPTLGMLVAFRVLQGLAGGGLQPSVQAILADTFPGNKRGMAMAVYTVAILCAPVLGPTLGGWITDNYSWRWIFYINIPVGLACAFFTRIVLHDPPHLIAARKAQKGKPLQVDFGGLALISIGLGALEIVLDKGQELDWLGSTFITWSSIVAVGCLVGAIVWELYVDKPVVNLRLLGERNFAICCTIVLALYTALYATTFLLPQFMQQMLGYDATTAGIAVSPAGLVTMAEVPLVGWLLSRGSDARRMIAMGITMITLGTWWLAHGNLEVSMSDMIWPRILQVMGVGLTTVPLSTIMFRFLPGDQTSNAAGIYALVRNEGGSIGIAISSTFLQRMTQTHQAYLAANITGSNVAAIQAAHALGGAVGGASADTSYAGLALVYHQLQRQAELLAYMDQYKLFAYVLACVLPLVLLLKKPPKIVGKIELDAH